A window of the Diceros bicornis minor isolate mBicDic1 chromosome 12, mDicBic1.mat.cur, whole genome shotgun sequence genome harbors these coding sequences:
- the DOK1 gene encoding docking protein 1 isoform X2, which translates to MFSFEAGRRCPSGPGTFTFQTAQGNDIFQAVETAIHRQKAQGKAGQGQDVLRADSHEGEVAEGKLTSPPQEVLGSPPALYAEPLDSLRVPPGPSQDSLYSDPLDSTPAQTREGAQLKKPLYWDLYEHAHQQLLKAKLKDPKEDPIYDEPEGLAPAALRSLYDLPQEPKDAWWCQARVKEEGYELPYNPATDDYAVPPPRSTKPLPAPKPQGLAFPEAGAAAGSGSKGHSSDGALYSQVQKSGASGSWDCGLSRAGTDGTGVKPEGST; encoded by the coding sequence ATGTTCTCTTTTGAGGCTGGCCGCCGCTGCCCCTCCGGCCCTGGAACCTTCACCTTCCAGACGGCACagggaaatgacatctttcaggcAGTTGAGACTGCTATCCACCGGCAGAAGGCCCAAGGAAAGGCTGGTCAGGGGCAGGATGTTCTCAGAGCTGATTCCCATGAAGGAGAAGTGGCAGAGGGGAAGTTGACCTCCCCCCCTCAGGAGGTCCTGGGCAGCCCTCCAGCACTGTATGCTGAGCCCTTAGACTCCCTTCGTGTTCCTCCAGGCCCTTCCCAGGATTCCCTATACTCAGACCCCCTGGACAGCACCCCTGCTCAGACAAGGGAGGGGGCACAGTTAAAGAAACCTCTCTATTGGGACTTGTATGAGCATGCACACCAGCAGTTGCTGAAGGCCAAGCTGAAGGACCCCAAAGAAGACCCCATCTATGATGAACCTGAGGGCCTGGCCCCAGCTGCTCTCCGGAGCCTTTATGATCTGCCTCAAGAGCCCAAGGATGCATGGTGGTGCCAGGCCCGGGTGAAGGAGGAGGGCTACGAGCTCCCCTACAACCCTGCCACTGATGACTATGCTGTGCCACCCCCTCGGAGCACAAAGCCCCTCCCAGCTCCCAAGCCCCAGGGCCTGGCCTTCCCTGAAGCTGGAGCTGCAGCTGGCAGTGGCAGCAAAGGCCACAGCTCAGATGGTGCCCTGTACAGCCAGGTCCAGAAGAGTGGGGCCTCAGGGAGCTGGGACTGTGGGCTTTCTAGAGCAGGGACTGACGGGACTGGGGTCAAGCCAGAGGGCTCCACGTGA